In the Sphingobium sp. CAP-1 genome, CACTATCATGGGAATTCGCCGGTTACGCCGCGCTCCTCCGCATTACCGCTTCCTCGCGATAAGCGATCATTCACAACAATCTCCAGGCCGCGCTCGCCGCCACGCGCGTCACCGACGGCTTCAGCGGTGCCACCTATAATAGCGGCGCCAAGGCCGCGGCATTGTCGATCTTCGAATCGACCAAGCAACGCTTCTTCGGCCAGATCCTGCTGTCGATGAAGCTGCCGTCGCTGATCCCGGCGATCGCCGCCGATCTCGCGCGCGGCGACTGCGCCGTCGTCCAGCTCGTGTCGACGTCGGAAGCGATGCTCGATCGTGCCCTTGCCGACCTGTCCCCCGAGGAGCGCGCCTGGCTCGACATCGAGCTGTCCCCGCGCGAATATGTTTAATGTGGAGCTCCACATTAGATGTATTCTTTGCAGTCGCAGTTTATGTCGAGCGTGGCGGCGAGAGACGCAGGTTTCCTTCGGTTTTCCATGATTTCACTCCAGATAATATGCGGGTTAGAGGGAGTGTTCGAAGACGGGTCAGGCCCGCCTTCGAACGTCGGTGAGCATTGTGATCAAGGCGTCGGAAGGCGGCTTGAAGCGCCCCGGCTTGATCGCAGGGGCACCGTGGGCTGCGAGAATCTGCAGCTTCTCTTCGGGATCGGCGCGCAAGTAGGTCTCGGTGCTCTGGATACTGGCGTGGCCGAGCCATAATGCGACCTTGCGAATGTCCCCCGTCGCCGCGAGCGTGTGCATCGCGCAAGAATGACGAAGCACGTGGGGTGTGACGCGCTTCCCAAGGATCGACGGCTGCTTCGTCGCTGCCGTCTTGACGTGCTCGGCCAATCGGAACGCAAATCCGTCGCGGGTCATCGGCTGCCCGTTGGCATTGAGGAAAATCTCGGTGACCTCAACTTGAGGCCGGATCGCAAGCCATGCGCGCAATGCGATCTGGGTCTCCTTCCACAGCGGCAGGACCCGTTCACGTCGCCCTTTGCCCATGATGTGCATGGTGGACAGGGAGCGGTCCGGGAAATCGCCCAGTTGCAGCGTTACGAGTTCCGACACCCTCAGTCCGCCAGCATAGGTAAGATGCAGCATCGCGCGATCACGGGTGCCGAGGCGTGTCCGGGGATCGGGTGTATCGAGCAAAGCCTTGATCTCGGCCCGGTCGAGGTAATCGATCAGCGCCTTGTCTGTCTTCTTGGTCGGGATTGCTCTGACACGGAGTGCCTGATCGAGGCAGGCTGGAATCCGGTACTCGATGTATCGGAAGAAGGATCGGATCGCGGCGAGCCTGCCATTGCGGGTCCGCACGCAGCTGCCGCGGCCGATCTCCACATGATCGAGGAAGGCCATGATCATGTCTGTGCCGAGATCCTCAACCTCGAGATCGGTCGGTCGGCGCTTCAGCCGATCGGCAGCGAACTGGACGAGGAGGACGAAGCAGTTGGCATAGGTCTTCACCGTGTGCGGGCTGACGGCGCGTTCGCGCGGCAGATGTTCCCGCAGATATGCCGAGAGATGGGGAGCAAGCGCCGTCATGCCGCTTCTCCTTGAAAAAGTTGCTCGCTTGCAGCCGCAATGTCGCGCAGCAGCACTGGCGTGGCTTCGAGATACCAGTACGTGTTGGCGATCGACGCGTGCCCCAGGTAGACACTGAGACCGGCCATGTGGTGGGCAATGGCCTCCCTGTCACGCGGGCAGGACTCAAGCGAGCGAACAGCGAACGTATGTCGCAGATCGTGGAGTCGCATGCCTGCCGTACCGGTTGCTCCACGATATCCGAGAAGCCGGGCCAACCTGACGAACACGACGTGGGCGCGCACCTTGTGCGGCGCCCGCCCCCGGATAGTGACGAACAGGTCATTACACTTGGCCGGGTGCTTCGCGCGGATCGCAATGTAGGCTTCGAGTGCTTGGCGCGTCGATGGCTGCAAGGCGATCAGTCGCTGCTTGCCGAACTTGCCGTTGCGGACGACCAGCCCATCCTCGACCAGATCGTTGCACTGTAGCGCGAGAGCCTCGGAAATCCGGAGACCTGTCGCCGCGAGCAGGCCGAACAGGTAATGGTACGTGTATGGGCTAATCGTGCCATGGGGCGGAACGTTCAATGCCGCCGCCATGATCGCCCGCACCTGGTCCGCTTCGATTATGGTCGGAGTGGGACGTGGCCGCTTCCCCCGGCCGAAAACGCCGACAGGCGGGACTTCGTTGTCTGGGTCCTCGGCATGAGCGAAAAGGCTGAAGTTACGAGCAGCGTCGTACCTATGGCGAGCCACGTTTTGCGAGCTTGCCGTGTGGCACCAGTCGTAGATGCGCTGCACTCGGGTGTGCCGGTCACCGAAGCGTTCAGCGAAAGCGGCGTATTGGCGCAGCAGTCGTTCCTGTTCCGAGAACTTCCGCCCCAAGCTGCGATACAGCGAGACGTATCTGGCAATCTGCGTGCTCAGCATGACGGTTCTCCCGGCCATGGCTGCGCGATTTTCATGAGCATCGGCAGGTCGACCTTGGCGTAGATGGCGGTGGTCTCGGGCGAGCTGTGGCGCAGGATCGTTCCAACGGACTCCAGCCCTGCGCCCGCGCGCAGCAAGTTGGTGGCAAGCGAATGCCGGAAAATGTGCGATCCGGTCGGCACGCCTTCGATCCCGCCGCGCTCATGCGTGCGTGCAACGATGCCGGCGATCTCCGCCGATGAGCGGAACGAACGGAACGGGGCTTGCGCGCGCACGAACAGATGCGGATCGGCGGTCTTGGGACGCGCCGTGGCAATGTAGTCCAGGATCGCGTCACCGACGTCCTGAGGCAATGGCAGGCGATCAGGCCGACGCGTCTTGCCCTTGACCGTCAGGTGGCCCGAGCGCCAGTCGATATCGTCGAGGTGCATATCCCGAATATCACCGGCACGCAGGCCAAGCCGGGCGAGCAGGAGAATGATGGCCTTGTCCCGAACTTCCACCGGGCGATCAGTCGGACATGCGCCGATGATCTGCTCGATCGTTGCCGGGTTAACGTGCCGGGGCAGCGTCGAAAGACGGTAGCGTTGCACTGATGGGATCGCGTGCAACAAAGCTGGACGGCAAATACCCTGCACGACCAGGAACCGAATATAGCTCCGTATTATCGTGACGAGCAGTGATGCCGAACCCGGCGTCTCCTTGCTTCGTTGTTGAAACGCCCGTCTGAGGACGGCTGCATCCCATTGTGAAGGCTCGCCGAGCATAGGCGCGAGCCGCCTGATATCGGCCCGGTAGCGCCGGATCGTCTCATCGGTCGCGCCGCGGTGTTGCTTGAGCCATGCCAGATATGCCGCCATGTGCGGGTCGTCATCCGACACCAGTTCGACTGAAGGGATGACACCGCGGTCGCGCAAGAACTCGACGAAGTGCCGAGCGCCTCGCCGCCGCCGCTTCGCGCCCGAGGCAACAAGCTTGCCTCGCTTGCGCCAGACCGGACATCGACAATCATGCGCGCCGTACTGGTCGATGATCGTGTCATCGATATCGGCCCATTGTCGTCGCGCAATGCGAAGCCAGGCCGCGAAATGCTCGGCCTCGGATCGATAGGACTGGGCCGGTCCTTGCGCGAGTTGCAAGCGATCGATCCCATCGAAATAGTCGGCGAGGTGCCGTGGCAGATCGTCGATCCCGTCGTCGACACCGACGTAGCCTTGATCCTCCAGGAAGCGGACGAAGCGCCTGACTCGCGCTGCAATGTCCGCCTTATAGACTGGCTGCTGCGCCGAATACCGGTGGCAACGGCACCGATGCTTCTCGAACCGCCGAACGGTCCGATCGTCGATCGTGCGGATCGCGATCCCATGCAGTTCCATCCAATGCAGGAAATGACGGGCCGCAGCGCCAAACAGAATCGCACTGCCTGACCTCTCGTCGAGCGACAGAGAGGAGAGGAATGCGGTGAGTAGAGCGTCGTGACTGGGCGGGTCTTCGACCCGGAGCCGGGCCGCTCGAAACGACAATAATGATCTTGATCGCATGTTGGTTCCTTCGACTTGTTCAGGTCGAGGGAACCGTAATTATCTGGAGTGAAATCATGGAAAACCGAAGGAAACCTGCGTCTCTCGCCGCCACGCTCGACATAAACTGCGACTGCAAAGAATTCCTGGTCGACTATCTGACGGCGGCCTTTCCGGTGCGCCAGATGCGCACCTATACCGACGATAGCGGCACGGTGCGCTCGGAACCGATGATCGACGAGGCCGGGCAGCCCGTGCTGTGCCGGGAAGCGATGGCCATGCGCGACCAGCTCCTCGAGCAACTCTGTGCGCTGCCGGTGGTCGGCTCGGCGCTCGATCATATCATCGGGCATTTCGGGACGGAGGCAGTGGCCGAGGTGACGGGCCGCAGCCGGCGGATCATCGTCGATGCCGAGGGCCGTCAGCGGATCGAACGGCGCAGCGCGCGCACGAACCTCGCGGAGACCGACAGCTTCATGCGCGGCGAAAAGCGCATCCTGATCTTTTCCGACGCCGGCGGCACGGGACGGAGCTATCATGCCAGCCTCGACGTGCCCAATCAGAGCCGCCGCATTCACTATCTCCTCGAGCCCGGTTGGCGTGCTGACGCGGCGATCCAGGGGCTGGGCCGCACGCACCGCACCCACCAAGCCAGCCCACCCCTGTTTCGGCCCGTTTCCACCGATTGCCGCGGCGAACGGCGGTTCATCTCGACGATTGCCAGACGCCTCGACAGCCTCGGCGCGCTGACCCGCGGCCAGCGCCAGACCGGTGGACAGGGACTTTTCGATCCCCGTGACAATCTGGAGTCCGACTTCGCGCGGGAATCGCTCGACCAGTGGTTTCGCCTGCTGTTCCAGGGAAAGCTCCAATCGGTGCGCTTCGATCAATTCCAGTCGCTCACCGGTTTGAACCTGGCCGGGGAGGGTGGGGGCTCACTGAGACCTTGCCCACGATCCAGCGGTGGTTGAACCGCATCCTGGCGCTGCGCATCGACCTGCAGAACGCGATCTTCGACGAATATCTGGGCTTGATCGAAGCACGGGTGGAAAAGGCCCGCGAGGCTGGCACCCTCGATCTTGGCGTCGAAACGATCGCGGCCGACCGCATTTCGATCCTCGACCGCACGGTGATCCGGTGCGATCCCGTGAGCGGCGCCGAAACCGAAATCCTGCGCATCGAAACCGAGGAACGATATCGACCGCTGACCCTGGAGCGCGCGCATTGGCTTCTGGCCGACCCGGAAGCGCGTGGGTTAATCAACCCGCGCTCCGGTAAGGCCGCCATTTGCCGGCCGACCTTCTCGCTGACGGACGAAGAGGGGCGGACCGTGCGCCGCTACGAGCTGGTGCGTCCAACGCGCACCGAACGGCACCGGCAGGACCTCTTCGCCGAAACCCATTGGACCGACGCGGACTGCGCGAACTTCGATGAAGCCTGGCAGGCCGAATGCGACGCGATGGCCGCGCAGACGCGTACGCAGATCATCTATCTGGTCACGGGCCTGCTGCTCCCGGTCTGGGGAAAGCTGCCCGACGATCATGTCCAGGTCTGGCGGTTGACGAGCGATGACGGCCAGTCGCTTCTCGGGCGTCTTATTCCGGCGCCGCTGGTGGAGCGGATCGCCAGCGCATTCGGCATCGCCGCCCATGTCGCGATCGATCTAGGCGCGCGGGTCGAGCACGTTCGCACCTCGGGCGAGATCATGCCGATCGGGTCGCTTCGGCTGAAGCGGGCCTTGGTCGCCGGCGACCACCGCCTCGAATTGCTCGACTGGCAGTCCGACGCCCTTCCTCATCTCAAGGCGGCGGGCTGCTTCACCGAGATCATCCAACACCGCACGCGGCTCTTCGTCCCACCGAGCCGCGCCGTCGAGATCCTTGGCGAGATCGTAGGCTGAACAGCGGCAGCGTCAAGCGATCGAAGAGAGGGGAGGGGGCCTTCGGCCGGGTGGGCCTGAGTGGCTCAAGCCGGCCGACGACGTCGGCGCAACCCTCGAAGGAGACAACCGATGATCCAGTCCGTGAAGGTCAAGAACCTCTCGCTCTCCAAGGATAATGTCCGCAAATCCAATCGCGATGCCGACCTCGACAGTCTGGCCGAGAATATCGCTGCGCATGGCCTGTTGCAGAATCTCGTGGTCACGCCGCTCAAAAAGGCGGGCCACTTCACCGTCAAGGCGGGCGGCCGCCGCTTGCGGGCGCTCCAACGCCTGATTGAGACGAACCGGCTTGCCGCGGACCATGAGGTTCAGGTGCTGGTGCTCGAGGATGATGCCGGATCGGCCGAAGCGAGCCTTGCCGAGAATTTCCATCGCGTAGCGATGAACCCGGCGGATGAATGCTCGGCCTTCAAGCACTTCCTCGACCTGGGGGCGAGCGGCGAGGATGTGGCGAAACGCTTCGGGGTCACGACCCGCTTCGTCGAGCAGCGGGTCCGGCTTGCCGAACTGGCTCCCGTCGTCTTCGCGGCGCTTGCCGCTGGCGAGATCACGCTCGGGGTCGCGCAGGCTTATGCCGTCACGCCCGATGTCGACCGCCAGGCGCGTGTGTTCGAGAGCATGAGCCGGTCCTATTATGGTGACAATCCCGACAATGTCCGCCGTGCGCTCCTCAACGGGACGGTGAAAGCGACCGATGCGAAGGCGCGGTTCGTTGGCCGCGATGCCTATGTCGGTGCGGGTGGCCGGATCGAGCGCGACCTGTTCGGCGATGATGCGGACGAGAGCTGGGTCGACGTGGAGATCATCGAGCAGCTTGCCGCCCAGAAGCTCGAAGCAGAGGCACAAACACTCGCTGCCGAGCAGAAGCTGGCATTCGTGACACCGGTCCTCGCGACTCATGTGCCCTATGACATGGAGTGCCAGCTCCACGAATATCATCCGGCGCTGCGCGAATTGAGCGAGGACGAGCAGGATCGCGTCGACAGTCTTTCCAATGAGGGCGATGCGCTCATCCGCGAACTGGAAACCGAACTTGAGGACGGCACACCAGAGGCCGAGGCGGCTTCGGTGCGGCTCGCCGACATCGAGCGGGAACTCGATGCGATCGAGGCGGCGCGCACGATGGTCGACGATGCGGTCAAGGACCAGCTGGGCACCTTCATCTATCTTGCCCCTGACGGCACCCCGCGGGTGCACAGCCGCATGTTCAGCGAGCGCGCCATTCGTCAGGCGGGCGAGGACGGCGAACCCGAGGCGGCGTCCGGCAAGGTCGCGACCTCCCGGCTCAGCGCGACGCTGGTCGACGAACTCGCGACCCAGCGGCGGCAGATCCTGGCGTCCCATGTCGCCTCGGATGCGGGGTTCGCGCTCGATCTCGCGATATTCCTGATCGCGCACCGGACCGTGTTCGCCAGCGGCTATGTCCAGGACCACTCGACGCTGCAAGCGGCCGCCGCGAGCTTCCCGATCGTCGGCTTCCGCGACGAGGGCAGCGCGGCCAGCAATGTCCTGGCCGAACAGCGGCAGAGGCTCGATGTGAGCTGGGCAGGCGGGAACACGCTGTCGTCGCGTTTCGATGCCTTCCGGCAACTGGATGAACAGGCGCGCGCCGATTGGCTCGCCCATGTCATGGCGCAGACGCTCGAACCGACGCTCAACGTCGACGATGGCGGGCGCCGCAACGGCTTCCACGATCATCTCGGACGGCTGCTTGACATCGATGTCGCGCAATGGTGGCGGCCCGATGCCCAGAACTTTTTCGGGCGCGTGAAGAAGGACGTAATGCTCGAAGCGCTTGAAGAGATCGGCGGGCCAGTGCTGCGCGGCCGCTACAAGGACGCCAAGAAGGGTGACTTGGCCAATGCCTGCGCGGCGCTCTGTTCCGGGCAGGGCATCGTAGAGGCCGAAGTCCGGGAAAAGGCGCTCTGCTGGCTGCCCGACGAGATGCGGTTTGGCGCGGTGGAGAAGCCCGAAAGCTTCCGCAGCTATTCCGCCTTCCTCAGCGACGAAGACGGCAGCGACGGCGGGGCAGGGGAGATCGCCCCCAATGGCGATGCTGATGACCTCGACGAGGCGGCCTGAGACCAACGCCTAATGGCGGGCGGCGCTCTTGCGTCGCCCGCAGTCCTTCATCGGCGGCGCTGGCCGCCGCTCTTTCGCGGAGTATCCGCCATGACTCAATCATCGGACCGGCCCTCGCCGGCCGAAACCATCACGTGCGCCATCATCGACCGGCTCGAGGCCGGTGTGCGACCCTGGGTGCGGCCCTGGCGTTCGTGTGCGGCGCAGGGTCGTCCGCTGCGGGCCAATGGCGAGCCGTATCGCGGCATGAACACCTTTTGGCTGTGGCTGGCTGCTGAGCAATGCGGCTATCGGTCACGCCATTGGATGACCTACCGTCAGGCGCAGACCCTTGGCGGGCAGGTCCGTGCCGGTGAGCAGGCGCAATTTGCAATCTTCTACAAGGCCTATTCGAAGAAGGTCGATTCCAGCGAACGTCCCGGCGAGCTGGTCGATGAGCATCGCCGGGTTATGCGGTCCTATGCGGTCTTCAATGCAGACCAGATCGACGCACTCCCGGGCGATTTCTATCCCGAAGCCCTCTCCCTCGTCCCGCCGGGCGACCGGCTCGGTTCGCGGGCGGAGCGCTTCGTCGACCGGCTGCCCGCGCGGCTGCGATGTGGCGGCGATCGTGCTTATTACGATCTGCGCGCGGACGTTATCACTATGCCGCCGGTCGAACAATTCGACACGCGCGCCGCCTGGGCAGCCACCATCGCGCATGAGGCCGGTCACTGGACGGGTCATCCAGACCGGCTTGCCCGATCCTTCGGCAAGCGCTTCGGCGATCAGGCCTATGCGTTCGAGGAGTTGGTGGCTGAACTGACGGCAGCGCTGGTTGGCGCCGATGTGGGTCTCCCAACCACCCATCTCGACGATCATGCCGCCTATATCGGTTCCTGGCTCGCCATTTTGCGCAAGGATAATCGCGCATTGCTGACAGCGGCTGCGCGAGCGGAGGAAGCCGCCGGGTTTCTGCTGCGGGCAACCGATCTCGCTTGCGAGGATGATCTGGACGAGCAGGCGGCTGCCTGATTTCGCTATGTCGCGGATTGCACCATATCCATATATCCGCTATCGTGGATATATGGATAACGAGTCTGCCATCGTTGCGTTGGGCGCGCTTGCACAAGCCACGCGCCTCGACGCCTTCCGCCTTCTGGTGCGTCACGAACCCGAAGGCCTTCCCGCCGGCGAGGTCGCCAAGGCCCTGGATGTCCCGCAGAACACGATGTCGGTGCATTTGGCGACCCTGGCGCGCGCCGGCCTGGTCACATCTGAGCGGCGCAGCCGGATCATCAACTACCGTGCTGATCTCGATGCGCTCCGCTCCGTGATGCTGTTCCTCGTCAAGGATTGCTGTGGTGGCCGGGCCGAGCTCTGCCATCCACTTGCGGATGAACTGCTTGCCGGTCGTGCTGCCTGAAAGGACATCAACATGACTGATCGCCTGTTGAACGTACTGTTTCTTTGCACGGGCAATTCCGCCCGTTCCATCATGGCCGAGGCGATCCTCAGCCGTGAAGGGCTAGGCCGTTT is a window encoding:
- a CDS encoding ArsR/SmtB family transcription factor, producing MDNESAIVALGALAQATRLDAFRLLVRHEPEGLPAGEVAKALDVPQNTMSVHLATLARAGLVTSERRSRIINYRADLDALRSVMLFLVKDCCGGRAELCHPLADELLAGRAA
- a CDS encoding ParB/RepB/Spo0J family partition protein, producing MIQSVKVKNLSLSKDNVRKSNRDADLDSLAENIAAHGLLQNLVVTPLKKAGHFTVKAGGRRLRALQRLIETNRLAADHEVQVLVLEDDAGSAEASLAENFHRVAMNPADECSAFKHFLDLGASGEDVAKRFGVTTRFVEQRVRLAELAPVVFAALAAGEITLGVAQAYAVTPDVDRQARVFESMSRSYYGDNPDNVRRALLNGTVKATDAKARFVGRDAYVGAGGRIERDLFGDDADESWVDVEIIEQLAAQKLEAEAQTLAAEQKLAFVTPVLATHVPYDMECQLHEYHPALRELSEDEQDRVDSLSNEGDALIRELETELEDGTPEAEAASVRLADIERELDAIEAARTMVDDAVKDQLGTFIYLAPDGTPRVHSRMFSERAIRQAGEDGEPEAASGKVATSRLSATLVDELATQRRQILASHVASDAGFALDLAIFLIAHRTVFASGYVQDHSTLQAAAASFPIVGFRDEGSAASNVLAEQRQRLDVSWAGGNTLSSRFDAFRQLDEQARADWLAHVMAQTLEPTLNVDDGGRRNGFHDHLGRLLDIDVAQWWRPDAQNFFGRVKKDVMLEALEEIGGPVLRGRYKDAKKGDLANACAALCSGQGIVEAEVREKALCWLPDEMRFGAVEKPESFRSYSAFLSDEDGSDGGAGEIAPNGDADDLDEAA
- a CDS encoding ArdC family protein — its product is MTQSSDRPSPAETITCAIIDRLEAGVRPWVRPWRSCAAQGRPLRANGEPYRGMNTFWLWLAAEQCGYRSRHWMTYRQAQTLGGQVRAGEQAQFAIFYKAYSKKVDSSERPGELVDEHRRVMRSYAVFNADQIDALPGDFYPEALSLVPPGDRLGSRAERFVDRLPARLRCGGDRAYYDLRADVITMPPVEQFDTRAAWAATIAHEAGHWTGHPDRLARSFGKRFGDQAYAFEELVAELTAALVGADVGLPTTHLDDHAAYIGSWLAILRKDNRALLTAAARAEEAAGFLLRATDLACEDDLDEQAAA
- a CDS encoding tyrosine-type recombinase/integrase, with product MTALAPHLSAYLREHLPRERAVSPHTVKTYANCFVLLVQFAADRLKRRPTDLEVEDLGTDMIMAFLDHVEIGRGSCVRTRNGRLAAIRSFFRYIEYRIPACLDQALRVRAIPTKKTDKALIDYLDRAEIKALLDTPDPRTRLGTRDRAMLHLTYAGGLRVSELVTLQLGDFPDRSLSTMHIMGKGRRERVLPLWKETQIALRAWLAIRPQVEVTEIFLNANGQPMTRDGFAFRLAEHVKTAATKQPSILGKRVTPHVLRHSCAMHTLAATGDIRKVALWLGHASIQSTETYLRADPEEKLQILAAHGAPAIKPGRFKPPSDALITMLTDVRRRA
- a CDS encoding tyrosine-type recombinase/integrase, which codes for MLSTQIARYVSLYRSLGRKFSEQERLLRQYAAFAERFGDRHTRVQRIYDWCHTASSQNVARHRYDAARNFSLFAHAEDPDNEVPPVGVFGRGKRPRPTPTIIEADQVRAIMAAALNVPPHGTISPYTYHYLFGLLAATGLRISEALALQCNDLVEDGLVVRNGKFGKQRLIALQPSTRQALEAYIAIRAKHPAKCNDLFVTIRGRAPHKVRAHVVFVRLARLLGYRGATGTAGMRLHDLRHTFAVRSLESCPRDREAIAHHMAGLSVYLGHASIANTYWYLEATPVLLRDIAAASEQLFQGEAA
- a CDS encoding tyrosine-type recombinase/integrase — protein: MRSRSLLSFRAARLRVEDPPSHDALLTAFLSSLSLDERSGSAILFGAAARHFLHWMELHGIAIRTIDDRTVRRFEKHRCRCHRYSAQQPVYKADIAARVRRFVRFLEDQGYVGVDDGIDDLPRHLADYFDGIDRLQLAQGPAQSYRSEAEHFAAWLRIARRQWADIDDTIIDQYGAHDCRCPVWRKRGKLVASGAKRRRRGARHFVEFLRDRGVIPSVELVSDDDPHMAAYLAWLKQHRGATDETIRRYRADIRRLAPMLGEPSQWDAAVLRRAFQQRSKETPGSASLLVTIIRSYIRFLVVQGICRPALLHAIPSVQRYRLSTLPRHVNPATIEQIIGACPTDRPVEVRDKAIILLLARLGLRAGDIRDMHLDDIDWRSGHLTVKGKTRRPDRLPLPQDVGDAILDYIATARPKTADPHLFVRAQAPFRSFRSSAEIAGIVARTHERGGIEGVPTGSHIFRHSLATNLLRAGAGLESVGTILRHSSPETTAIYAKVDLPMLMKIAQPWPGEPSC